TCTGTTTCTGCCTGGCCTCAACAAAATAATCACGGTTTGCCTTAGCTTGTAGATGCTGATCGAGCGCTCGAACGACCTTCCCGTCGCGACGATCAACACGCACATACTCCATCCCTAAATCGCGGTCTCGTATCAATCGAATCTGCGAGTAGCTGGGTTTGGCGTGTAACATCTGTTCGAAAATATCCCCTAAATCTTCACGTTCGATCGTCTCCGCCTCCGCATTATTCGCGTCTAAATTTGCCAAACGCTGTATTGCAGGCAAACTGGCGATGAAACGAATGTCGTGATTCAACTCTTCAAACGCGAGCTGCAGGCGATCCACCTCCAATAAAGAGCGCTTTTTCAGAGTTTCTGCCTGAAAATCAGATATGGTCATGGAATTCCCCAAATAACCAATCAATGCGATGCTTAGAGAGGTAAAAATGATCAGTGAAAATATAAACCAGCGAAGCTTAGACGAGATGCGCATACGGGTAATAATGAAGACGGGGCTAAGGTAGACCCCCCAATTTACGAAATGTAATTCTATCTATGCAAACATTAGTTTCAACTGGAATTGAAATTAATTGAAGATGCTTGCCAGCGAGCCGATCTGAGCTATCATTTTAAGCAGAAATACCACCGTTATTACCCAACCCAAGGCACCCCATGGAACAACACCCCAGTTACCAAGAATGTCGCGGTTACGTCGCCGCACACCTACATCATAAGCCTGAAATGTCTGCCAAAGCGACAGAGCGACCTCCGGCAATTACGATCTCCCGTCAGGCCGGTGCACGTGGTCGCACCATCGGCATAAAGCTTCAAAATGAGCTACGGGCCATGGCCCCCAAAGCCCCCATTCCATGGACGCTTTTTGATGATAATCTCGTTCAAAAAGTCCTCGAGGACCATCAACTGCCCACTGATTTAGAAAAATTCATGCCAGATGATGCCATCAACGAAATCGAGAGTTCCATCAATGAGCTACTAGGGCGTCATCCTTCACTCTGGACGCTCTTCGAAAAAACAGTCAGCACCATCACTCGCTTAAGTCGTATGGGCCATTGCATTATTGTCGGACGGGGCGGCAATGAGATTACACGAGGCTTCCCCAACGTCATTCGTGTGCGCTTAATCGGCTCAATGGAGCAACGCCTACGGCAAATGACACAGGGTCACGGCATGTCGAGCGCCGCTGCTCAAAAATACATTAAAGAAGAAGACGCCGCTCGGCGACGTTACATAAAACAGCATTTCGATGCCGACATCGATGCGCCCACCCGCTACGACCTCGTCATAAATACCGACCACCTCAGCGACAACAGCATAGTCAAGATGCTTGCAGCCGCCATACGGCAACAGAGTCAATAAAGCAGAGCACAAGATCACATTCTGCCTTTCATCCGCGCTCAATTCATGCCAAAAACAGCGCGTATGACATCACACGCGCAGAACCTTGCTCCCAGCATCGCCATTATTGGTGGGGGTGCCGCTGGCTACTTCGCCGCCATCACCGCAGCCGAGGCCAATCCTTCGGCTCAAGTCACCATCTACGAAGCCAGTAAGCGCACCTTAAGTAAGGTCAAGATTTCTGGCGGTGGGCGCTGTAACGTCACCCACAACTGCTTCGAGCCCAAAGAGCTCGCCACCCGTTATCCACGCGGCGCACGCGAACTGCGCGGCGCTTTCCATCGCTGGCAACCGCAAGATACCATTCAATGGTTTGCCGAGCGTGGAGTGCCGCTCAAAGCCGAGCCCGACGGCCGCATGTTCCCCA
The nucleotide sequence above comes from Coraliomargarita algicola. Encoded proteins:
- a CDS encoding cytidylate kinase-like family protein, with protein sequence MEQHPSYQECRGYVAAHLHHKPEMSAKATERPPAITISRQAGARGRTIGIKLQNELRAMAPKAPIPWTLFDDNLVQKVLEDHQLPTDLEKFMPDDAINEIESSINELLGRHPSLWTLFEKTVSTITRLSRMGHCIIVGRGGNEITRGFPNVIRVRLIGSMEQRLRQMTQGHGMSSAAAQKYIKEEDAARRRYIKQHFDADIDAPTRYDLVINTDHLSDNSIVKMLAAAIRQQSQ